In Paractinoplanes brasiliensis, the following proteins share a genomic window:
- a CDS encoding type II secretion system F family protein: MPATKVFRYSSIDGAGHRAKGTVEAPNETAATHLLKQRGETPLELVETGKGLDMEIKIPGLGNRVKLKDLAVFARQFATMTASGMSLLRSLAILEEQSTSPALKKALGEMRTDVAGGGSLSSSMAKHDRIFPRLMIAMVRAGETGGMIDRALEQIADSLEKDTALRGKIKSAMTYPAIVLSFTFVLIAAVLIFIVPVFEGMFKNLGGELPAITQFLVDASHNMWWIGPLVLGVGIGSSVFYKQQMRTNAAFRLRADRIKLKLPVFGPLFRKLAMSRFSRNLGLLLNVGVPVMQALTVVGETTGNEVITVAMKDVQAAVRDGQPMSSAMRHHPIFPTMVTQMVEVGEESGQISQMLDKVADFYDREVDSAAESLTASIEPIMVLVMGATVGGMVICLYLPMFTIYQNIQSN; the protein is encoded by the coding sequence ATGCCGGCCACCAAGGTCTTTCGTTACAGCAGCATCGACGGCGCCGGCCATCGGGCCAAGGGCACCGTCGAGGCGCCCAACGAGACCGCGGCCACGCATCTGCTGAAGCAGCGCGGCGAGACCCCGCTGGAACTCGTCGAGACCGGCAAGGGCCTCGACATGGAGATCAAGATCCCGGGCCTGGGCAACCGGGTCAAGCTCAAGGATCTCGCCGTCTTCGCCCGCCAGTTCGCCACCATGACCGCGTCCGGCATGTCGCTGCTGCGCTCGCTGGCGATCCTCGAGGAGCAGAGCACCTCTCCGGCGCTCAAGAAGGCGCTGGGCGAGATGCGTACGGACGTGGCCGGCGGCGGCTCGCTGTCGTCGTCGATGGCCAAGCACGACCGCATCTTCCCGCGCCTCATGATCGCCATGGTCCGGGCCGGCGAGACCGGCGGCATGATCGACCGCGCTCTCGAGCAGATCGCGGACAGCCTGGAGAAGGACACCGCGCTCCGCGGCAAGATCAAGAGTGCGATGACCTACCCGGCGATCGTGCTGTCGTTCACCTTCGTGCTCATCGCCGCGGTCCTGATCTTCATCGTGCCCGTCTTCGAGGGCATGTTCAAAAACCTCGGCGGCGAGCTGCCCGCGATCACCCAGTTCCTGGTCGACGCGAGCCACAACATGTGGTGGATCGGGCCGCTGGTCCTCGGCGTCGGCATCGGCTCGTCCGTCTTCTACAAGCAGCAGATGCGCACCAACGCCGCGTTCCGGCTGCGGGCCGACCGGATCAAGCTGAAACTGCCGGTGTTCGGGCCGCTCTTCCGCAAGCTCGCGATGAGCCGGTTCTCGCGCAACCTGGGTCTGCTGCTCAACGTCGGCGTGCCGGTCATGCAGGCGCTGACCGTGGTCGGCGAGACGACCGGCAACGAGGTCATCACCGTGGCCATGAAGGACGTGCAGGCGGCCGTGCGGGATGGCCAGCCCATGTCCTCGGCCATGCGGCACCACCCGATCTTCCCGACCATGGTCACCCAGATGGTCGAGGTCGGTGAAGAAAGCGGCCAAATCAGTCAGATGCTGGACAAGGTTGCCGATTTCTATGACAGGGAAGTCGACAGCGCCGCCGAATCCCTGACCGCGTCGATCGAACCGATCATGGTGCTCGTCATGGGCGCCACGGTCGGCGGAATGGTGATCTGTCTGTACCTGCCGATGTTCACCATCTACCAGAACATCCAGAGCAACTGA
- a CDS encoding type II secretion system protein, with the protein MEAPPMQEAINRLRNKKDDEGFTLIELLVVVVIIGVLVAIAVPVYLNYRKGAADKSAQSDVRGAVSTIEQFYTDNGNTYPKTTRAGIESSFDVSTGSTDTPAAGAAAPAGWITLSDKTKMTYVAGPATGTAPNTTVATYKVCAVNANGSEKLYVYDSALGGSVKTYDKGKIADCTP; encoded by the coding sequence ATGGAGGCACCCCCAATGCAAGAAGCGATCAACCGGCTGCGCAACAAGAAGGACGACGAGGGCTTCACCCTCATCGAGCTCCTCGTGGTCGTGGTCATCATCGGCGTGCTGGTCGCCATCGCCGTGCCGGTCTACCTCAACTACCGCAAGGGGGCCGCTGACAAGTCGGCGCAGTCCGACGTGCGCGGCGCGGTGAGCACGATCGAGCAGTTCTACACCGACAACGGCAACACGTACCCGAAGACGACCCGGGCAGGAATCGAGTCGAGCTTCGACGTCAGCACCGGCTCGACCGACACGCCGGCTGCGGGCGCCGCCGCACCCGCCGGCTGGATCACCCTGTCGGACAAGACCAAGATGACCTACGTCGCCGGCCCCGCGACCGGCACGGCCCCGAACACCACCGTCGCGACATACAAGGTCTGCGCCGTGAACGCCAACGGCAGCGAGAAGCTCTATGTCTACGACAGTGCGCTGGGCGGCTCGGTGAAGACGTACGACAAGGGCAAGATCGCCGACTGTACCCCGTGA
- a CDS encoding prepilin peptidase, translating into MPQPALLVVVALLGLAVGSFLNVVIYRVPRDESLSHPRSHCPACGQPVRNRHNIPVLSWLLLRGRCADCQTPISARYPLVEAGTAVLFVAVAARFGLSWELPAYLYLAAISVALAAIDLDVMRLPDKIVLPSYAVALALMAPAVIAEHTWSAAGRALLAAAVLYAGYSLLSAMPRGMGGGDLKLSPLIGFYLGWLGWSSVLIGAFSAFLFGGIVGAALMLTRRATRKTRIPFGPYMLAGAFLAVFAGAPIAQWYSSLLVPTV; encoded by the coding sequence ATGCCGCAGCCCGCGCTGCTCGTCGTGGTGGCCCTGCTCGGCCTGGCGGTGGGCTCGTTCCTCAACGTGGTGATCTATCGGGTGCCGCGCGACGAGTCGCTCTCGCACCCCCGGTCGCACTGCCCGGCCTGCGGGCAGCCGGTCCGCAACCGGCACAACATCCCGGTGCTGAGCTGGCTGCTGCTGCGCGGGCGGTGCGCCGACTGCCAGACCCCGATCAGCGCCCGCTACCCCCTGGTCGAGGCGGGCACCGCGGTCCTGTTCGTCGCGGTGGCGGCCCGGTTCGGCCTCTCCTGGGAGCTGCCGGCCTACCTCTACCTGGCGGCGATCTCGGTGGCGCTGGCCGCGATCGACCTCGACGTGATGCGCCTCCCCGACAAGATCGTCCTTCCCTCGTACGCGGTGGCCCTGGCCCTCATGGCCCCCGCGGTGATCGCCGAGCACACCTGGTCGGCGGCCGGGCGGGCCCTGCTCGCGGCGGCCGTGCTCTACGCCGGGTACTCGCTGCTGTCGGCGATGCCCCGCGGGATGGGCGGCGGCGACCTCAAGCTCAGCCCGCTGATCGGCTTCTACCTCGGCTGGCTGGGCTGGAGCTCGGTCCTCATCGGCGCGTTCTCGGCGTTCCTGTTCGGCGGGATCGTCGGCGCGGCGCTGATGCTGACCCGCCGGGCCACCCGCAAGACCCGCATTCCCTTCGGTCCCTACATGCTCGCCGGCGCCTTCCTCGCGGTCTTCGCCGGCGCACCCATCGCGCAGTGGTACTCGTCGCTGCTCGTACCCACCGTCTGA
- the pilM gene encoding type IV pilus assembly protein PilM — translation MAGVTPIGLDIGTSSIRAVEVRRGKDDYTLSNFGQVPLPPGAVHGGVVQDPVMVTSALKQLWAACKFGTKNVSIGVTNPQLVVREMSVSNLPAKEMRQALPFQVKDALPLAVERSLLDFYPLEDPGDNPTVRGLLIAMPKEAVMSAVDAVEKAGLHVKAVDLASFALLRAASRLDAQVEAIVDIGLDVTSVVVHADGEPLIVRTVPRGGQEITDSIASRLGIGVPEAEELKCRFGLHGDGREDGAQAAEEAVRPLVSELRSSFTYLASGERQKQVTRLALCGGSALMPGLAEHLQNELRITVMYADGASRLRDTRKGRERGFDSFVPSAAVSIGLTLGAAA, via the coding sequence ATGGCTGGCGTCACCCCGATCGGGCTGGACATCGGCACGTCCTCGATTCGTGCCGTCGAGGTCCGCCGCGGCAAGGACGACTACACGCTGTCCAACTTCGGCCAGGTGCCGCTGCCGCCCGGGGCGGTGCACGGCGGCGTGGTGCAGGACCCGGTGATGGTCACCTCGGCCCTCAAGCAGCTCTGGGCGGCCTGCAAGTTCGGCACCAAGAACGTCAGCATCGGCGTGACCAACCCGCAGCTGGTGGTGCGCGAGATGTCGGTGTCCAACCTGCCCGCCAAGGAGATGCGCCAGGCCCTGCCGTTCCAGGTCAAGGACGCGCTGCCGCTGGCCGTCGAGCGCTCGCTGCTCGACTTCTATCCGCTCGAGGATCCGGGCGACAACCCGACCGTACGGGGTCTGCTCATCGCTATGCCGAAAGAGGCGGTGATGAGCGCCGTGGACGCCGTCGAGAAGGCCGGGTTGCACGTCAAGGCGGTCGACCTGGCGTCGTTCGCGCTGCTGCGGGCAGCCTCCCGGCTGGACGCGCAGGTCGAGGCGATCGTCGACATCGGCCTCGACGTGACCAGCGTGGTCGTGCACGCCGACGGCGAGCCGCTGATCGTGCGGACCGTCCCCCGCGGCGGGCAGGAGATCACCGACAGCATCGCCTCCCGGCTCGGCATCGGAGTGCCCGAGGCCGAGGAGCTCAAGTGCCGTTTCGGCCTGCACGGCGACGGTCGGGAGGACGGCGCCCAGGCCGCCGAGGAGGCCGTCCGGCCGCTGGTCAGCGAGCTGCGCAGCTCCTTCACCTATCTCGCCTCGGGTGAGCGGCAGAAACAGGTGACCCGGCTCGCGCTCTGCGGCGGCAGCGCGCTCATGCCCGGCCTGGCCGAGCACCTGCAGAACGAACTGCGGATCACCGTCATGTACGCCGACGGCGCGAGCCGGCTGCGGGACACACGCAAGGGCCGCGAACGCGGCTTCGACAGCTTCGTGCCCTCGGCCGCGGTGTCGATCGGCCTGACCCTGGGAGCGGCAGCCTGA
- the pilO gene encoding type 4a pilus biogenesis protein PilO has protein sequence MDARRTDRLWLIGGIVAIVIIVAAAWLLAISPKFAEADTVQAEADDTTIQLTKLKKEVADLKEKDAKKPTYQAELDALVKNLPETYGQATFVRSLKDAGARTNVAVTVLSAGSTVQSGTVTTAAEMPLSVTASGSIANVSRFLVQLQQIQPRATLVNAVNLSSGDETDLISANLTLTAFCTTSDVADSGKAKRTDRCRTGS, from the coding sequence ATGGACGCCCGCCGCACCGACCGGCTCTGGCTCATCGGTGGGATCGTCGCCATCGTGATCATCGTCGCGGCCGCCTGGCTGCTCGCCATCTCGCCCAAGTTCGCCGAGGCCGACACCGTGCAGGCCGAGGCCGACGACACCACCATCCAGCTCACCAAGCTGAAGAAGGAGGTGGCCGACCTCAAGGAGAAGGACGCGAAGAAGCCGACCTACCAGGCTGAGCTCGACGCGCTCGTCAAGAACCTGCCCGAGACGTACGGCCAGGCCACCTTCGTCCGCTCGCTCAAGGACGCCGGCGCCCGCACCAACGTCGCCGTGACGGTGCTGTCGGCCGGCTCCACCGTCCAGTCGGGGACCGTGACCACCGCGGCCGAGATGCCGCTGTCGGTGACCGCCTCCGGCTCCATCGCGAACGTCAGCCGGTTCCTGGTGCAACTGCAACAGATCCAGCCCCGGGCCACTCTGGTCAACGCGGTCAACCTCAGCTCCGGCGACGAGACCGACCTGATCAGCGCGAACCTGACGCTGACCGCCTTCTGCACGACCTCGGACGTGGCCGACAGCGGCAAGGCCAAACGCACCGACCGCTGCAGGACCGGCTCGTGA
- a CDS encoding GntR family transcriptional regulator → MSYAVPPTRTAAVVRQLRNEIVTGELPPGTLIKDAELAARLGVSITPIREAIAQLSVEGLIDIAPNRTRHVTKVTQKNALELIDVMSVLACAGFEWGVDNLTETHIGLLRQRQKEFIDALAAGNVLAAGAAGADFSTIIILASGNRELQSMVDLVVARTMRILAMTAESDLWNSWIQGHEAILRLLEEGDRQGALARYRQIYVDYRAQVERELFVGQ, encoded by the coding sequence ATGTCATACGCGGTCCCACCGACCCGTACCGCAGCGGTCGTCCGCCAGCTGCGCAACGAGATCGTCACCGGCGAGCTGCCCCCCGGCACGCTCATCAAGGACGCCGAGCTCGCCGCGCGCCTGGGAGTCAGCATCACGCCCATTCGCGAAGCTATCGCCCAGCTGAGCGTCGAGGGCCTGATCGACATCGCGCCCAACCGCACCCGGCACGTCACCAAGGTCACCCAGAAGAACGCGCTCGAGCTGATCGACGTGATGAGCGTGCTGGCCTGCGCGGGCTTCGAGTGGGGGGTCGACAACCTCACCGAGACGCACATCGGCCTGCTGCGCCAGCGGCAGAAGGAATTCATCGACGCGCTGGCGGCGGGCAACGTGCTCGCGGCCGGGGCGGCCGGCGCCGACTTCAGCACCATCATCATCCTGGCCAGCGGCAACCGTGAGCTGCAGTCCATGGTGGACCTGGTGGTCGCGCGCACGATGCGGATACTCGCCATGACCGCCGAGAGCGACCTCTGGAACAGCTGGATCCAGGGGCACGAGGCGATCCTGCGGCTGCTCGAGGAAGGCGACCGCCAGGGTGCGCTCGCCCGCTACCGGCAGATCTACGTCGACTACCGCGCCCAGGTCGAGCGCGAGCTGTTCGTCGGCCAGTGA
- a CDS encoding response regulator, translated as MTALLAPPVDTDAFTRALSSGPIGAPLSPSVLIADDDDDVRDVIEYRLQVAGYRTMTADNGRSALNLAIQRRPRMIILDVTMPQIDGLTVCNRLHESPATAGIPVLMISDDGHPATGADDYLPKPFSPHEMLRRVKGLLLSAGR; from the coding sequence ATGACCGCGCTTCTCGCACCGCCTGTGGACACCGACGCCTTCACCCGCGCGCTCTCCTCCGGGCCGATCGGGGCGCCCCTGTCGCCCAGCGTCCTCATCGCCGACGACGATGACGACGTCCGCGACGTGATCGAGTACCGGCTGCAGGTCGCCGGCTACCGCACGATGACCGCGGACAACGGCCGGTCGGCGCTCAACCTGGCCATCCAGCGCCGCCCTCGCATGATCATCCTGGACGTCACGATGCCGCAGATCGACGGCCTGACCGTCTGCAACCGCCTGCACGAGAGCCCCGCCACGGCCGGCATCCCGGTCCTGATGATCAGCGACGACGGCCACCCCGCCACGGGCGCCGACGACTACCTGCCGAAGCCGTTCAGCCCGCACGAGATGCTGCGCCGGGTCAAGGGGCTGCTCCTGTCGGCAGGCAGGTGA
- a CDS encoding SRPBCC family protein gives MRFDVDTRASPEQVRRAFTDFSERRAQIWSRTLDPKKYELREQSDTWAVARESSPGSPFWVVARYDWSDPAVIRWTVVESSYGGGGDGLVRITPGADGGSRLHVEWTNTHARVLQRPLLFLLHLGPMGWLMSRMYATTLDRYAQEDRH, from the coding sequence ATGCGGTTCGACGTCGACACGAGAGCCTCACCCGAGCAGGTGCGCCGGGCCTTCACGGACTTCAGCGAGCGCCGAGCACAGATCTGGAGCCGCACCCTCGATCCGAAGAAGTACGAGCTGCGCGAGCAGAGCGACACCTGGGCGGTCGCGCGGGAGAGCTCTCCCGGCTCACCGTTCTGGGTGGTCGCCCGCTACGACTGGTCGGACCCCGCGGTCATCCGCTGGACGGTCGTGGAGAGCAGCTACGGGGGCGGCGGCGACGGACTCGTACGGATCACGCCGGGGGCCGACGGAGGCAGCCGGCTCCACGTCGAGTGGACCAACACCCACGCGCGCGTACTGCAGAGGCCCCTGCTGTTCCTGCTGCATCTCGGCCCCATGGGCTGGCTGATGTCACGAATGTATGCCACCACCCTGGACCGATACGCCCAGGAGGATCGCCACTGA
- a CDS encoding lytic transglycosylase domain-containing protein yields MSVGLLVAGLIGGVYLGQDWQSRPAETSIANAAQADLDMQLLKQHQSRNAAARAWQRQAEGAAAAKAAAAARTAAGRAHKLETKVAADKKAAADRKKEEQGGPVPYNGPIPSSCNEYSGSRKIGCALMLEKGFPIAEFPCLDKLWKHESGWNYKAENKSSGAYGIPQALPGKKMASAGADWRTNPATQIKWGLGYVKGRYDTPCGAWGFFQDRGHY; encoded by the coding sequence GTGTCGGTCGGACTACTGGTGGCGGGCCTGATCGGCGGCGTCTACCTGGGTCAGGACTGGCAGTCCCGCCCGGCCGAGACATCGATCGCGAACGCCGCGCAGGCCGACCTCGACATGCAGTTGCTCAAACAGCACCAGAGCCGCAACGCCGCCGCCCGGGCCTGGCAGCGTCAAGCCGAGGGCGCCGCCGCCGCCAAAGCCGCCGCGGCCGCCCGCACCGCCGCCGGCCGGGCCCACAAACTCGAGACGAAGGTGGCCGCCGACAAGAAGGCCGCCGCCGACCGCAAGAAAGAGGAGCAAGGCGGGCCCGTCCCGTACAACGGCCCCATCCCCTCCTCGTGCAACGAATACTCCGGAAGCCGCAAAATCGGCTGCGCGCTGATGCTGGAAAAGGGCTTCCCGATCGCCGAGTTCCCCTGTCTCGACAAGCTGTGGAAGCACGAGAGCGGCTGGAACTACAAGGCCGAGAACAAAAGCTCAGGCGCGTACGGGATCCCGCAGGCTCTGCCCGGCAAAAAGATGGCCTCGGCCGGCGCCGACTGGAGAACCAATCCCGCCACCCAGATCAAGTGGGGCCTGGGTTACGTGAAGGGCCGCTACGACACCCCGTGCGGCGCTTGGGGCTTCTTCCAGGACAGGGGCCACTACTAG
- a CDS encoding VOC family protein, with the protein MNIPHGKHSVTPYVAAKGAERFLAFVEAAFATEPARKFLNPDGTIGHGEVTIGNSALMTFDAAPHWPDIPALLSVYVDDVDETFARAVEAGATVVTELFTSRVVGDRGGRLRDPVGNIWWVQTHLSEPDPSALGDPDEARIMDAAQRSFADEMGRRANV; encoded by the coding sequence ATGAACATTCCACACGGTAAGCATTCGGTCACTCCCTACGTGGCGGCGAAGGGGGCCGAGCGATTCCTGGCCTTCGTCGAGGCGGCCTTCGCCACCGAGCCCGCCCGGAAATTCCTCAATCCGGACGGAACCATCGGTCACGGTGAGGTCACCATCGGCAACTCCGCGCTGATGACATTTGACGCGGCGCCGCATTGGCCGGACATTCCGGCATTGCTGTCAGTCTATGTGGATGACGTCGACGAGACGTTCGCGCGGGCGGTCGAGGCCGGCGCGACAGTGGTGACCGAGCTGTTCACGTCGCGCGTCGTCGGCGACCGGGGCGGGCGGCTGCGTGACCCGGTCGGCAACATCTGGTGGGTGCAGACGCACCTGTCCGAGCCCGACCCCAGCGCTTTGGGGGACCCGGACGAGGCGCGGATCATGGACGCCGCTCAGCGGTCCTTCGCCGACGAGATGGGCCGCCGCGCGAACGTGTAG
- a CDS encoding TetR/AcrR family transcriptional regulator: MPKVVDHAVRRKELAAAVGRVIARDGVGEVSIRTVAAESGWSSGALRHYFKTRGELLAFACEQVIDEVTQRIEQKRPAGGVREAVMEILLETMPVDGRRKTESTIAFSFVALGLGDPALARVQKRHFTQMYELCLRLAPHLNPDGDVEGVARRLHAMVDGLTVHVLAGHLTPAEMQRQLGGYLDELMA, translated from the coding sequence GTGCCCAAAGTCGTCGACCATGCCGTACGCCGTAAGGAACTGGCCGCCGCGGTCGGGCGGGTGATCGCGCGCGACGGCGTCGGCGAGGTCTCGATCCGCACTGTCGCCGCCGAGTCGGGTTGGTCCTCCGGCGCGCTCCGGCACTACTTCAAGACCCGCGGCGAGCTCCTGGCCTTCGCCTGCGAGCAGGTCATCGACGAGGTCACCCAGCGCATCGAGCAGAAAAGACCGGCCGGCGGCGTACGGGAAGCGGTCATGGAGATCTTGCTGGAGACCATGCCCGTAGACGGTCGGCGAAAGACCGAGTCGACGATCGCCTTCTCGTTCGTCGCGCTCGGCCTCGGCGATCCGGCGCTGGCTCGGGTGCAGAAAAGGCACTTCACCCAGATGTACGAGTTGTGTCTGCGGCTCGCACCACACCTGAACCCGGACGGGGACGTCGAGGGCGTCGCGCGGCGCCTGCACGCCATGGTCGACGGGCTGACCGTGCACGTGCTCGCCGGCCATCTCACCCCCGCCGAGATGCAGCGGCAGCTGGGCGGCTACCTCGACGAGCTCATGGCTTGA
- a CDS encoding class I SAM-dependent DNA methyltransferase — MDDPDGYFGEPVARTYDDATGAEFDPVVIAQTADVLVDLAGGGRALEFAIGTGRVAVPLAERGVAVSGVDMSRAMVARLHDKNPGIEAAIGDFTTTRVGSGFDLVYLVFNTIMNVTTQDAQVECFVNAAAQLRPGGRFLVEVMVPELRKLPAGQTVVPFTVTPGRWGFDSYEVATQAMASNYVTLHEDGRGEFWSVPFRYLWPAEMDLMARIAGLRPEHRWDSWARTPFTDDSSKIIATWVKP; from the coding sequence GTGGACGACCCGGACGGTTACTTCGGCGAGCCTGTCGCCCGTACGTATGACGACGCGACCGGCGCCGAGTTCGACCCGGTCGTCATCGCGCAGACCGCCGACGTCCTGGTTGATCTTGCTGGGGGCGGGCGGGCGCTCGAGTTCGCCATCGGCACCGGGCGTGTCGCCGTGCCGCTGGCCGAACGCGGCGTCGCGGTGAGCGGCGTCGACATGTCCCGCGCCATGGTCGCCCGCCTGCACGACAAGAACCCCGGCATCGAGGCCGCGATCGGCGACTTCACGACGACCCGGGTCGGGAGCGGCTTCGACCTGGTCTACCTCGTCTTCAACACGATCATGAACGTGACGACGCAGGACGCGCAGGTCGAGTGTTTCGTCAACGCCGCCGCGCAGCTGCGGCCGGGTGGCCGGTTCCTGGTCGAGGTCATGGTTCCCGAGCTGCGGAAACTGCCGGCCGGTCAGACGGTGGTGCCGTTCACGGTCACGCCCGGCCGGTGGGGTTTCGACAGCTACGAGGTGGCCACGCAGGCCATGGCCTCGAATTATGTGACACTCCACGAGGACGGCCGCGGCGAGTTCTGGTCGGTGCCGTTCCGCTACCTATGGCCCGCCGAGATGGATCTGATGGCGCGGATAGCGGGGTTGCGGCCCGAGCACCGCTGGGACTCGTGGGCGCGTACGCCGTTCACCGACGACAGCAGCAAGATCATCGCCACGTGGGTCAAGCCATGA
- a CDS encoding S-methyl-5'-thioadenosine phosphorylase, with translation MNPAAEIGVIGGSGLYALLDDASEHQVSTPYGDPSDPITVARVGDRRVAFLPRHGRDHRYPPHKIPYQANLWALRALGVRQVVAPCAVGGLRPELGPGTFVVPDQLIDRTSGRAQTYYDSGAVHVNFADPYCPDGRRAVLAAAEPVAPVDGGTMVVVEGPRFSTRAESRWFTSIGGAVVNMTGHPEAVLARELGLCYTSIALVTDLDAGVDGDHGVTQEEVFRVFAENTSRLRDVLLDAVTRLPQERTCPCASALDGLKLPIELP, from the coding sequence ATGAACCCAGCGGCCGAGATCGGCGTCATCGGCGGATCGGGGCTGTACGCCCTACTGGACGACGCCTCCGAGCACCAGGTGTCCACGCCCTACGGTGACCCCTCCGATCCGATCACCGTCGCCCGGGTGGGTGACCGCCGCGTGGCGTTCCTGCCGCGGCACGGGCGCGATCATCGCTACCCGCCGCACAAGATTCCCTATCAGGCCAATCTTTGGGCGCTTCGCGCTTTGGGCGTACGCCAGGTCGTCGCACCCTGCGCCGTCGGTGGCCTGCGTCCCGAGCTGGGCCCGGGCACGTTCGTGGTGCCCGACCAGCTGATCGACCGTACGAGCGGACGCGCGCAGACGTACTACGACTCCGGCGCCGTGCACGTGAACTTCGCCGACCCGTACTGCCCGGACGGCCGGCGCGCCGTGCTGGCCGCGGCCGAGCCGGTGGCCCCGGTCGACGGCGGCACGATGGTCGTGGTCGAGGGCCCCCGGTTCTCGACCCGGGCCGAGTCGCGCTGGTTCACCTCGATCGGCGGCGCGGTCGTCAACATGACCGGCCATCCCGAGGCGGTGCTGGCCCGTGAGCTGGGCCTCTGCTACACCTCGATCGCCCTGGTCACCGACCTCGACGCGGGGGTCGACGGCGATCACGGCGTCACCCAGGAGGAGGTGTTCCGGGTGTTCGCGGAAAATACGTCGCGGCTGCGGGATGTCCTGCTGGATGCTGTGACCCGGTTGCCGCAGGAGCGGACGTGCCCGTGCGCGTCGGCCCTCGACGGCCTGAAGCTGCCCATCGAGCTGCCGTAG
- a CDS encoding YqgE/AlgH family protein, producing MYSEGQRIGGRSMESMTGRLLVATPTLKDPNFDRTVVLLVAHETGGALGVVLNRATEVPVADVLGGWGELAGDPAVLFEGGPVQPESAICLARTRPEVKKRISGFHQVSGAVGTVDLSADPERLRESVSGIRVFAGYSGWSAGQLEDEISSGSWFLLDALPGDPFMTRPDDLWAMVLRRQGDILAAVAHFPPDPALN from the coding sequence ATGTATAGCGAGGGCCAGCGGATCGGAGGCCGGTCGATGGAGTCGATGACCGGCCGGCTCCTGGTGGCGACACCCACCCTCAAAGATCCGAACTTCGACCGTACGGTCGTGCTGCTCGTCGCCCACGAGACGGGCGGCGCCCTCGGCGTGGTGCTGAACCGCGCGACCGAGGTCCCGGTGGCCGACGTGCTCGGCGGCTGGGGCGAACTGGCCGGCGACCCCGCCGTGCTCTTCGAGGGCGGCCCGGTGCAGCCCGAGTCGGCGATCTGCCTGGCCCGCACCCGCCCCGAGGTCAAGAAACGGATCTCCGGCTTCCACCAGGTCTCCGGCGCCGTGGGCACGGTCGACCTGTCCGCCGACCCGGAAAGGCTGCGCGAAAGCGTCTCCGGCATCCGGGTCTTCGCGGGCTACTCCGGGTGGTCCGCGGGCCAGCTCGAAGACGAAATCTCCTCCGGCTCCTGGTTCCTGCTGGACGCCCTGCCCGGCGACCCGTTCATGACCCGCCCCGACGACCTGTGGGCCATGGTCCTGCGCCGCCAGGGCGACATCCTGGCCGCCGTGGCCCACTTCCCGCCGGATCCGGCCCTGAACTGA
- a CDS encoding STAS domain-containing protein, with translation MRVDQADLRFLDSSALGVLFGGAQPRQRTEPAFFVVDSSPTAQHVIVTGLSESSRNPKADVSYLLGE, from the coding sequence GTGCGGGTCGACCAGGCCGACCTGCGCTTTCTGGACTCCAGCGCTTTGGGCGTGCTGTTCGGCGGGGCTCAACCACGCCAACGAACAGAGCCGGCCTTCTTCGTGGTCGACTCAAGCCCCACGGCGCAGCACGTCATCGTCACCGGTCTCAGCGAATCCTCGCGCAATCCAAAGGCCGACGTGTCATACCTGCTGGGCGAGTGA
- a CDS encoding winged helix-turn-helix transcriptional regulator has protein sequence MKMVDEAEVTAAAIGPCAAIPAEHMGFIRETLDRVGDKWSLLIIAVLEPGPLRYTDLQRQVPGISQRMLSLTLRQLAEDGLITRAAYAEVPPRVEYTLAPLGRGLHEIVTSLIGWAADHHDEIRANRERAATTGS, from the coding sequence ATGAAGATGGTCGACGAAGCAGAGGTGACGGCGGCAGCGATCGGGCCGTGCGCGGCCATCCCGGCCGAGCACATGGGGTTCATCCGCGAGACCCTCGACCGTGTCGGCGACAAGTGGAGCCTGCTGATCATCGCGGTCCTGGAGCCCGGACCGCTGCGCTACACCGACCTGCAACGGCAGGTCCCCGGCATCTCACAGCGCATGCTCAGCCTCACCCTGCGCCAACTCGCAGAGGACGGGCTGATCACCCGTGCCGCCTACGCGGAGGTCCCGCCGCGCGTCGAGTACACCCTCGCCCCGCTGGGCCGCGGCCTGCACGAGATCGTCACCTCGCTGATCGGCTGGGCCGCCGACCACCACGACGAGATCCGCGCCAACCGCGAGCGCGCCGCAACGACCGGATCCTGA